Below is a window of Stappia sp. DNA.
ACCGGCGCGCCGTCGCGGTCCGTGCCGAGCGGCTCGGCCTCGAAATCGATGGTGACGCGGCCGGCCAGCGCATAGGCGACGACCAGCGGCGGGGAGGCGAGATAGGCGGCGCGCGCCGTCTTGTGGATGCGTCCCTCGAAATTGCGGTTGCCGGACAGGACGGCCGCCGCCACCAGCCCCTCGTCGGCGACCGCCTGCGCGATTGCCGGGTCGACCGGGCCGGACTTGCCGGAGCAGGTCGTGCAGCCGTAGCCGACGATGTGGAAGCCGAGCGTCTCGAGCGGCGTCAGGAGGCCGGCATCTCCGAGATAATCCTTCACCAGCCGCGAGCCCGGCGCGAGCGAGGTCTTCACGAAAGGCGGCGGGACCAGGCCCTTTTCGGCCGCGTTGCGCGCCAGAAGCCCGGCGGCGATCATCACCGACGGGTTCGACGTGTTGGTGCACGAGGTGATCGCGGCGATGGTGATCGAACCGTGCGTGAGCGTCGCCGTCTCGCCGTCGAGCGTGACCTCGGCACGGGCGTCGAGCGCGTCCGGCGACAGACCGAACCCGCGCTCCTCCGTCGGCTGGGTCAGGGCCTGGGTAAAGCTCGCCTTGACGTCCGGAAGCGCGACACGGTCCTGCGGACGCTTCGGCCCGGCGACGCTCGGCACGATGGACGACAGGTCGATGTCGATCGCCTCCGACACCGTCGGCTCCCAGGCGGGGTCGTCGACGAAGAGACCGGCGGCCTTCGCATAATCTTCCACCAGCGCGATCTGTTCCGCCGAGCGGCCCGACTGGGCGAGATAGTCGATGGTGCGCGCGTCGATGGGGAAATAGCCGACCGTCGCGCCGTATTCCGGCGCCATGTTGGCGAGCGTCGCGCGATCGGGCACGCTCAGCGCGGCGACGCCGGGTCCGAAGAACTCGACGAAGGCGCCGACCACATCGGCCTGGCGCAGGCGCTGGGTGACGGTCAGCACGAGGTCGGTCGTGGTCGAGCCGGCCGGCAGGGCGCCGGTCAGTCGCACGCCGACGACGCGGGGAATGCGCACCACATAGGGCTGGCCGAGGGCCGCGGCCTCGCCGTCGATGCCGCCGACACCCCAGGCGAGCAGCCCGAGGCCGTTGACCATCGGCGTGTGGGAATCGCAGCCGAGCACGAACTCGGGTGCCGCGACCGGGCCGACGCCGGGCACCTCGTGAAGGTCGACGACCTTCGCGAGCTTTTCCAGATGGACCTGATGAATGATGCCCGCGCCCGGCGGCACCACGCGCAGGCTTTTAAAGGCCTGCTGCGCCCACTTGAAGAAGGCGTAACGCTCGCGGTTGCGGACGTATTCCAGCTCGATGTTGCGCGCCACCGCATCCGGCCGGCCGGCGACATCGACGATCAGGGAATGGTCGACGACAAGCGTCACCGGCACGCGGGGCTCGACCTTTTCCGGGTCCTCGCCGCGCGCGGCAAGCGCGTCGCGGGCGGCCGCCAGATCCATGAGCGCCGGCAGCCCGCTGGAATCGGGCAAAAGCACACGCGACACCCGAAGCGGCACGACCAGGTCGCGCGACGTCGCGTCAAAGGCGAGAAGGGCGTCGATTGCCGCGCCGACGGGCTCGCCTGCGAGCGCCTGACGCGTCATATTCTCCAGCACGACGAGCAGGGACTTGGGCAGGCGCGCGATCCGCTCCTTGCCGAGCGCCGGCAGATCGACGATCCGGGGGCCGGGCACTCCGTGCTCGGGCCGCCCGTGCTCGGGAGCGCGCGCGGGAAGGTCGGACAGGGGAATGGACATATGGCCTGACATGGATCCTCCTTTCCCTTGGCGATATCGGTCGGGCCGCAAAGTGTCAACACTTTTGTTGAAACTGGCTTGTGGCCCGCATGAAATTCGTTTAGTTTCGCGATTATCGCGGAAACCTTGATTGAAGTGTCGACAGAAAGGGCTCGCTTTGGCTGAGAAGCAACATCAGACACTGGTCGACCGGGTTTTCGAGAGCATCTTCGACCTTCTATTGACGGGCGAGATTCCACTCGGAGGGGTTGTCAACGAGGCGGCGCTGGCCGAGCGCTTCCAGGTCAGTCGCGGTCCGGTCCGCGAGGCGGTGAAACGGCTCCAGGGCCGACAGTTGGTGGTCAAGGAGCCCTATCTCAAGGCTCGCGTCGTGGATCTGTCGGTCGCCGACATGATCCAGATCTTCCAACTGCGCGAGGCGGTGGAGGGGATGTCGGTGCGTCTGGCGACGCAGGTCATGTCCGACGCCGAGATGGATGCGCTGGTGGAGGATTTTTCCACCGCGCGGGCCTCGCGCGACGGACCGGCGCTGGACGTGCACGTGCGCATCGCCGATGGCTGCGGCAACGCCCGCATCCGCTATCTGCTGTGCGAGGAGCTCTACTATCTCCTGCGCCTGTACCGCGCCCGCTCCGGCAAGGTGCCCGGCCGCCGCGAGGATGCCTTTTCCGAACACTGGCAGATCCTGCGCGCCATGAAGGCGCGCGACGCGGATCTCGCCGAATCCCTGATGCGCGCGCACATCGCGCGCGCCACCCGCGCCTTGCACGACCTGCTCGAGGCCCGTGGCGAGGACGCGACTGCACAATCCGAAAAAAGGAAAACCGGATGAAGAAGACCGATGCCCGCGCCGTGAAACCGACCAGGATGATGCGCGAGCTGCTCGCCGCCGACGGCCTCCTTGTGTCGCCGGGCGTGTTCGACGGCTACAGCGTGCGTCTCGTGGAGCAGATGGGTTTCAAGACCGCCTGCACCACCGGCGCCGGCCTCGCCAATTCGCGCATGGGCGTGCCCGATGTCGGCATCATGGGGCTGACCGACAATGTCGACGCCTGCCGCATGATCGCGCGCAGCGTCTCGATCCCGGTGATGGCCGACGCCGACACCGGCTACGGCAATCCGGTCACCGTCTATCACACGATCCAGCGCTTCGAGGAGGCCGGGGTCGCCGGCGTCAACATCGAGGATCAGGTCAGCCCCAAGCGCTGCGGCCACATGGCCGGCAAGGACGTGATCGACATGCGCGAGATGGCGCGCAAGATCGAGGCGGCCTGCGACGCGCGCCGCGACGACGACTTCGTGGTGCTGGCCCGCACGGACGCGATCGCGCTCGAGGGTCTCGAAGGCGCGATCCGCCGCGCCAAGCTTTACGCCAAGGCGGGGGCGGATCTCATTTTCGCCGATGCGATCCAGGGCGAGGACCAGATCAAGGCCCTGGTCGATGCCGTCCCGGTGCCCGTGTCGGTCAACATGGGCTTCGGCATCCGCAACCGTCCCACCACGCCGCTCATTCCCTACAAGCGTCTGGCGGAACTCGGCGTCAAGCGCGTGACGCTGCCGCGCCTGATGCCGGCCGCAGCCCTGATGGCGATGCAGAACGCGCTCGCCATCCTGAAGGAGGCGATCCCCTCCGACGAGGTGGTCGACCGCCCCGATCTGCTGGTCTCCATCGACGACATCTGGGGCCTGATGGGCCAGCCGGAAGTCAAGGAGATGGAACGCTACTACAACGATCTGGACGGGGTCGCCGTGCCGCCGGAACTCGCCGCGCCGGAGATGGCGAAGCAGGGCTGACGCGCTCTCTCGCCGGTCTTGCCAAGAAGACAAGGGCCCGCTTCGGCGGGCCCTTTTTGTTTGCCGGCGCGCGGACCACAGTCCCGCGCGCCGCGCGCGCTGCGCACGAAAAAAAACGGCGGCCCGGGCGGGCCGCCGTTCGAGGGCGTTGCAGTTTGCGCGGGCCCCGCGTCCGTGCGGACGCGCGACCCTACGTCAGCCGGCGCAGGCGGCGGACACCGGATTTCAGCGCCGGCAGCATCAGCAGCAGCACCAGCGCGGCGGAGCAGGCCAGGAAGGCGGCGCTGATCGGCCGGTCGATGAAGGTCATCATGTCGCCGCGCGAGAACAGCAGCGCCCGGCGGAAGTGCTGTTCGATCATCGGCCCCAGGATGAAGCCCATCAGCATCGGCGCGGTGGGATACTGGAACATGTTCATCATGTAGCCGATGATGCCGAAGACGATCACCGTCATCACGTCGAACGGGTTGTTGTTCACGCTGTAGACGCCGACGCAGATGAAGAAGATCACCGCCGGAAACAGCAGGCGCTGCGGGATCGTGAGAATGCGCACCCAGACGCTGATCAACGGGATGTTGAGCACCAGCAGCATCAGGTTTCCGATCCAGAAGCTGACCACCAGGCCCCAGAAGAGGTCCGCGTGCACGGAGAAGAACTCCGGGCGCGGGGTGATGCCGTGGATCATCATCGCCCCGAGCAGCACCGCCATCGAGGCATCGCCGGGAATGCCGAGCGCCAGCGTGGGGATGAACGCAGCCTGCGTCGAGGCGTTGTTCGCCGCTTCCGGAGCGGAGATGCCCTCGATCGCGCCCTTGCCGAAGCGCGAGGGATCGCGCGCGACCCGCTTTTCCATCGCATAGGCGAGGAAGGCGGCGAGCGTCGGTCCGGCGCCGGGCAGGATGCCGATGAAGGAGCCGATGCCGGCCCCGCGTATCGCCGGGCGCCAGCATTGCCCGAGGTCCGCGCGGGTGGGCATCAGGTCGCGCAGACGCACCTTCTGCAGGTTGTCGGTGGGGCGGTCCGGCTGACCGGCGTTCTTCAGGATCTCCGCGACGCCGAACAGCCCCATCGCCATGGCGACCAGGTTGAGCCCGTCCTGCAATTCCAGAATGCCGAAGGTGTAGCGCAGCGTGCCGGAGGTGGTGTCCATGCCGATCATCGCCAGCAGCAGACCGGCGACGACGGACACCACGCCCTTCATCGGTGAGCCGACCGCCATCGTCGCCGCCGCGATCAGGCCGAGCAGCATGATCGAGAAATATTCGGCGGAGGAGAACTCCAGCGCCATGGAGCCGAGCGCCGGGGCGAAGCCCATCAGCAGCACGATCGCCACGCAGCCGCCGAAGAAGGAGGTGATGGTGGTGATGAACAAGGCCACGCCCGCGCGCCCCTGCTTGGCCATCGGATAGCCGTCGAGCGCGGTCACCGCGGTGGTCGAGGTGCCCGGCAGGTTCAGCAGGATCGAGGCGGTCGAGCCGCCGTATTGCGCGCCGTAGAAGATGCCCGCCAGCATGATGAGCGCGCTCATCGGCTGCAGGTGATAGGTGATCGGCAGCGTCATCGCGACCGCCGCCAGCGGCCCGATGCCGGGCAGCACGCCGATGAACATGCCGATGGAGACGCCGATCAGGCAGAACAGCAGGCCTTCATAGGTCACCGCCATGTCGAAGCCGACGGAAAGTCCGCTCATGAGATCCATGGGCTCAGCCTCCGAACGCGGACATGGGGATACCCAGTCCCCAGATGAAGATCGTGTAACCGGCGGCGCACAGGCCGCCGGCGAGAAGCAGAGAACTGCGCCAGGTGGTGCCGATCTCCACATAGGCGCAGGCCAGCACCAGAAGCACGGTGGCGGGCACGAAGCCGACCCGGTCGACCAGCACCGCCCAGACGAGAATCCCGCCCATGATCAGGGCGAAGGGTCTGAGCGCGAAGTGGACGTTGCTTTCCGGCGCCCGGCGGGCCTGCAGGGCGACGACCCCCGCGGTGGCGATCAGCAGCAGGCTCAGGCCGACGGGTGCGAAGCCCGGGCCCATCCGCGTGATCGATCCGAGCGGATAGTCGAGCGCGATGACGAGCGCGCCGACGCCGGTGGCCACGAAGGCCAGGGCGGCGATCAGTTCCGCCCGGTTCCAAACAGGTTTCATGTCTCCTCCCGGATCGGGGCGGCCGATCCATTTGTCCGTCCGGCTGACGCCAGGCCGGCGCCTGCACATTGATAGAGCGTTTGACCGGTGATGGCACCGGCCTCGATGCTTGCCAGAAAGGCGACGGTCGCCGCCACTTCCTCGGCGGCGACGAAGCGGCCGAGCGGCGGCGGTGGCGGCATGGGGGCCGCACGGTGCGGGTCGCGCAGCATCGGCGTGTCCGTCGCGCCCGGCGCGACCACATTGACCGTGATGCCACGGTCGATCAGATCGGCGGCGAGCGAACGGGCCAGCCCGTCGAGCGCGGCCTTGGAGGCGGCATAGAGCTGACGCCCGGCGCGGCCCCGCGCCGCCCGGCTCGACAGCAGCACGATCCGGCCGCGCCCTGTCGGCATGGTCGGGGTCAGCGCGGCGGCAAGATGCGCCGCCGCGCCCACGTGAAGAAGCCAGAGATCGCGCCCGGCGGTGGCCCATGTCCGCGTGTCCGCATCGGCCCGCATGATGCCGGCGGCATGGACGAAGACGCTCCAGGGGGCGCCCGCGACCTGCGCGCACACGCGCGCGAGATCGTCCGGCGCCGTCAAATCGGCCCGCAGGGTTTCATGCTGGCGATCGCCCGCCGCCTCCGCGCCCGCTCCAGAGGCGCCGGCGGTCTCCCCGGCGACCCTGTCGACGCCGACGACCTCGTAGCCGTCGGCCATCAGCCGCCGCGCCACCGCGCGACCTATGCCGGATGCGCTCCCGGTAACCAGGGCCCGCGCGGCGCTTGTTGTTTCGGTACGGATCACACGCTCCCAATCTTCAGTCTGTCCGGCATGCCGGCCCCAACCGGTCCCGACCCGGTCCCCGACCGGACGCCGGAGGCATCCGCCGTCGCCCCCGACCGCCAGGCTTTTGGCCTTGGCGGGTGGCCCGTCGCTTGCCGGCAATGCCGGCCGATCCCCCATGGTCACCCGCTGCGACCGGGGGCGGCGCGGATGTCCGTCGCGGCCCGGCCCCAAAAGCTGCCCGCCGGTCGGCAGGCGCCGCGACCCGGGAGGGCGAGCGGCGCGTCATGGGCACACCTGGCGACATACCCGGCGACACGCCCGGCCAGACACTTGGCCAGACACCCGGCCAGTGGGCCGCGATTTTCGTCGCCATACTGTCATTTGCGCGCAAACTGTCAACACTATAAGTGCAAGACGAGCGCGTTCGACGAACCCTGACGCCTTTCGGGAGATTCGGGAAGCCTCTCGGCCTCCTTGCAAACGATGTATAAAAAAGACAACAAGTCTCTGCCCTCTTTCGCGAAATCCTGTGACGCGCGGATCCGCGCGCAAAACGGTTGACACTCCCGGCCGTGATCGTGAATAGTGTTGACACTTTTCGGGGAGGCGATGCCGGCTGGCAGCTGCGTCCCGCCAGGCGTCGGCCGGTCAGCGGTGCGCGACGGCGGAGACCCGGGTTGCAGAGAGACGAGGCCCGGCGAAGCGTTGCCGGATGAGTCCTTGCCGGGAGTGTCAAGGGGGAGCCGACATGGCGCACGACACGATGTCGGGTATCGAGATGGATATGCACATCGAGGTTCTGGTGATCGGCGCCGGCGGCTGCGGGCTGACGGCCGCCATTGCCGCGCATGAGGCCGGCGCCGAGGTTGCCGTCATCGAGAAGCTCGAGCGTGCCGCCGGAAACACCGTTCTGTCGAGCGGATCGATCCCCGGCGCGGGAACGCGGTTCCAGAAGGCGGCCGGGATCGACGACACGGCGGAGCGCTTCAAGGCCGATCTGCACCGGGTCGCGGGGGACCATGACGCGCCGCATCTGACCGCCGCGCTGGCCGGGCTGTCCGGGCCGCTTGTGGAATGGCTGGTCGATGTCGCCGGCGTCGAACTGACCCTCGTCGAGACCTATCGTCATGTCGGCCACAGCGTGGCGCGTCTGCATGCGCCGCCGTCGCGGTCCGGTGCGGATCTTCTGGCGGGTCTGGAGCGGGCGGCGGAAGCGCGCGACATTCCGCTGGCTTTCGCGCAGCCGGCCGTGCGGCTCCTGGAGCGCGACGGGCGCGTGATCGGCGCCGAAACCCGCGATTCGCAGGGGCGCACGCTGCGCATCGGCGCCAAGGCGGTCGTGCTGGCGACCAACGGCTTCGGCGGCGCGCCGGGTCTGTTGCACCTCAACTGCCCGTCGACCCGCGCGGCGCAATATGCCGGCGCGCCCGGCAGCGAGGGCGAGGCCCTGCGCTGGGGTCGCGACCTGGGCGCGGCGACCGGCAATCTCGGCGCCTTTCAGGGCCATGCGGCCATCGCCGCCCGCAACGGCGCGCTGGTGACCTGGACCGTGATCGAGCGCGGCGGCCTGATCGTCGATGCGAATGGTAACCGCTTCGCCGACGAAACGCTCGGCTACTCGGCCTTCACCGATCATGAAATGACCGCCGAGGGGCCCTGCGTGATGATCTACGACGCCCGCATCGCGGAAAGCGTGCGGGCCGGCCAGCCGACCTTCGGGGATGTGCTGGCGCCCGGCGTGACGATCGTCGAGGAGACGGTTGCCGCCCTGGCGCGGCGCGCGGGCCTGCCGGCGGACCGTCTGGAACGGACTTTGTCCTGCTGCGCCCGCGCCGCCGAAGGTGGCAGCGACCGTTTCGGTCGCACAAGCTGGGAGATGGGGCCGCTGCGCGCGCCGCTTTACGCAACCCAGATCATGCCGGCGGTGTTTCACACCCAGGGCGGACTGATGGTGGATGCGCGCGCCCGCGTGCTGCGCCCGGACGGCGAGGCGATCCCCGGTCTCTTCGCCGGCGGCGGCGCGGCCGTCGGGATCAGCGGACGGTCCGGCTCCGGCGGCTATGTGTCCGGCAACGGGCTGCTGTCCGCGCTGGGTCTTGGATACGTGGCCGGTCGCGCTGCCGGACAGGCCGCGAGGGGGCGCACCGCGCCCGAGGCTACGTCGCGCGCGGATGCCGTGCCGCGCGCGGCGCGTGAAGTTTCTTGTGTCGCAAACGGAGGATGACATGAAACGAACACTGACGACGCTTCTGGCGGGGGCCGGCCTGGCCCTTGCCGCGATGACCGCGCAGGCGGCGGCGGAGTTTCCGTCGCGCGCCGTGACCATCATCGTGCCCTATTCGCCGGGCTCGACCGACACGCTCGCCCGGACGCTGTCCGAGGGTCTGTCGGAGGAACTCGGCACTCCGGTGGTTGTGGAAACGCGCCCCGGCGCCGGCGGCACCGTCGGCGGCGCCTATGTCGCCAACGCCGATCCGGACGGGCACACGCTGCTGTTCGCGGTGAGCTCGGTGCAGACGGTCGCCCCGCATCAGCGTGACCTGCCCTACGGCTTCGAGGATCTCAAGCCGGTCGCGCGGGTCGCCGTGGGACCGAACGTCCTCGCCGCGCGCGCCGACGCGCCCTTCAAGACGATGGAGGAGATGCTCGAATACGCCAAGGCGAATCCGGGCAAGGTCAGCTACGGCAGCGCCGGCACCGGCGGGGCGACGCATATCGCCGCCGAGGCCATCGCCAAGGCCGCCGACATCGAGATGTTCCACATTCCCTTCGGCGGCGTGACCCCGGCCATCGCCGCGACGGTCGCCGGCGATGTCGACGTCGTGCTCGGCTTCGCCTCGGCGATCCTGCCGCAGGCCGAGGCCGGCAAGCTCGTGGCGCTGGCGCAGCTCAGCGAGGAGCGTGCGCAGCTCGCCCCGGACCTGCCGACGCTGAAGGAAGCCGGCGTCGATCTGGCGCTGCCGCCCAACGTCGGCATCTGGGCGCCGGCCGGCACGCCGGACGATGTCGTCGAGACGATCTCCGCGGCGGTCGCCAAGGCTGTCCAGCGCGAGAATTTCGTCAAGTTCGGCAAGACCACGCTGACGGAAATCGACTATGCGGACGCGCTGACCTTCACCGAGGTGCTGCTCGCCGAAAACAGCTACTTCGAGTGGCTGCTGCCGCAGATCGACTTCTCGCAGTAAAGCGCTGCGTGTCGCGGTAAACCGCGACGGAGAATGCAGAAACCGCCGGTCCGACAGGGCCGGCGGTTTTTTCATGCGGACGGCGGCTCGTGGATCGCCCGGGTGCTGGCGCGCAGGATGAGGCGCCCGGCGATCCGGACCCGCTCGGGCCGTGGGGCCGGTGCGGCGATGTTGGCGAGCAGGATGCGCAGCGCGGCCGCCACCATCTCGTCCGGCGGCTGGCTGACGGTGGTCAGCGCATAGGCGGCCCAGCCGGCCATCGGCGCGTC
It encodes the following:
- a CDS encoding GntR family transcriptional regulator — translated: MAEKQHQTLVDRVFESIFDLLLTGEIPLGGVVNEAALAERFQVSRGPVREAVKRLQGRQLVVKEPYLKARVVDLSVADMIQIFQLREAVEGMSVRLATQVMSDAEMDALVEDFSTARASRDGPALDVHVRIADGCGNARIRYLLCEELYYLLRLYRARSGKVPGRREDAFSEHWQILRAMKARDADLAESLMRAHIARATRALHDLLEARGEDATAQSEKRKTG
- a CDS encoding isocitrate lyase/PEP mutase family protein, with translation MKKTDARAVKPTRMMRELLAADGLLVSPGVFDGYSVRLVEQMGFKTACTTGAGLANSRMGVPDVGIMGLTDNVDACRMIARSVSIPVMADADTGYGNPVTVYHTIQRFEEAGVAGVNIEDQVSPKRCGHMAGKDVIDMREMARKIEAACDARRDDDFVVLARTDAIALEGLEGAIRRAKLYAKAGADLIFADAIQGEDQIKALVDAVPVPVSVNMGFGIRNRPTTPLIPYKRLAELGVKRVTLPRLMPAAALMAMQNALAILKEAIPSDEVVDRPDLLVSIDDIWGLMGQPEVKEMERYYNDLDGVAVPPELAAPEMAKQG
- a CDS encoding FAD-dependent oxidoreductase, with the translated sequence MAHDTMSGIEMDMHIEVLVIGAGGCGLTAAIAAHEAGAEVAVIEKLERAAGNTVLSSGSIPGAGTRFQKAAGIDDTAERFKADLHRVAGDHDAPHLTAALAGLSGPLVEWLVDVAGVELTLVETYRHVGHSVARLHAPPSRSGADLLAGLERAAEARDIPLAFAQPAVRLLERDGRVIGAETRDSQGRTLRIGAKAVVLATNGFGGAPGLLHLNCPSTRAAQYAGAPGSEGEALRWGRDLGAATGNLGAFQGHAAIAARNGALVTWTVIERGGLIVDANGNRFADETLGYSAFTDHEMTAEGPCVMIYDARIAESVRAGQPTFGDVLAPGVTIVEETVAALARRAGLPADRLERTLSCCARAAEGGSDRFGRTSWEMGPLRAPLYATQIMPAVFHTQGGLMVDARARVLRPDGEAIPGLFAGGGAAVGISGRSGSGGYVSGNGLLSALGLGYVAGRAAGQAARGRTAPEATSRADAVPRAAREVSCVANGG
- a CDS encoding SDR family oxidoreductase, giving the protein MARRLMADGYEVVGVDRVAGETAGASGAGAEAAGDRQHETLRADLTAPDDLARVCAQVAGAPWSVFVHAAGIMRADADTRTWATAGRDLWLLHVGAAAHLAAALTPTMPTGRGRIVLLSSRAARGRAGRQLYAASKAALDGLARSLAADLIDRGITVNVVAPGATDTPMLRDPHRAAPMPPPPPLGRFVAAEEVAATVAFLASIEAGAITGQTLYQCAGAGLASAGRTNGSAAPIREET
- a CDS encoding tripartite tricarboxylate transporter substrate binding protein → MKRTLTTLLAGAGLALAAMTAQAAAEFPSRAVTIIVPYSPGSTDTLARTLSEGLSEELGTPVVVETRPGAGGTVGGAYVANADPDGHTLLFAVSSVQTVAPHQRDLPYGFEDLKPVARVAVGPNVLAARADAPFKTMEEMLEYAKANPGKVSYGSAGTGGATHIAAEAIAKAADIEMFHIPFGGVTPAIAATVAGDVDVVLGFASAILPQAEAGKLVALAQLSEERAQLAPDLPTLKEAGVDLALPPNVGIWAPAGTPDDVVETISAAVAKAVQRENFVKFGKTTLTEIDYADALTFTEVLLAENSYFEWLLPQIDFSQ
- a CDS encoding tripartite tricarboxylate transporter TctB family protein — translated: MKPVWNRAELIAALAFVATGVGALVIALDYPLGSITRMGPGFAPVGLSLLLIATAGVVALQARRAPESNVHFALRPFALIMGGILVWAVLVDRVGFVPATVLLVLACAYVEIGTTWRSSLLLAGGLCAAGYTIFIWGLGIPMSAFGG
- the acnA gene encoding aconitate hydratase AcnA translates to MSGHMSIPLSDLPARAPEHGRPEHGVPGPRIVDLPALGKERIARLPKSLLVVLENMTRQALAGEPVGAAIDALLAFDATSRDLVVPLRVSRVLLPDSSGLPALMDLAAARDALAARGEDPEKVEPRVPVTLVVDHSLIVDVAGRPDAVARNIELEYVRNRERYAFFKWAQQAFKSLRVVPPGAGIIHQVHLEKLAKVVDLHEVPGVGPVAAPEFVLGCDSHTPMVNGLGLLAWGVGGIDGEAAALGQPYVVRIPRVVGVRLTGALPAGSTTTDLVLTVTQRLRQADVVGAFVEFFGPGVAALSVPDRATLANMAPEYGATVGYFPIDARTIDYLAQSGRSAEQIALVEDYAKAAGLFVDDPAWEPTVSEAIDIDLSSIVPSVAGPKRPQDRVALPDVKASFTQALTQPTEERGFGLSPDALDARAEVTLDGETATLTHGSITIAAITSCTNTSNPSVMIAAGLLARNAAEKGLVPPPFVKTSLAPGSRLVKDYLGDAGLLTPLETLGFHIVGYGCTTCSGKSGPVDPAIAQAVADEGLVAAAVLSGNRNFEGRIHKTARAAYLASPPLVVAYALAGRVTIDFEAEPLGTDRDGAPVYLRDIWPGRDEIDRLVRTSQRPERFRESYETLFDGSELWHDLETATGPRFDWDPASTYIKRPPFFDLDGGPLPDAIEGARVLVKVGDSLTTDHVTPSGEILPDSLAGQYLIDQGVAPKDFNAVTQRRGNHEFMARITFANQRMKNALAPGTEGGFTRLSAQAEPVPIYEAACRLNEDGAPAVVLAGRDYGMGSSRDWAAKGPRLLGVRVVLARSFERIHRANLIGMGIVPLVFADGEDADSLGLTGFETYRFEGLHDALSDDAPVAVTATRDDGTPLRFAARLDVAGSQERALLGNGGIFETLLAQLSDTAPAT
- a CDS encoding tripartite tricarboxylate transporter permease, which codes for MDLMSGLSVGFDMAVTYEGLLFCLIGVSIGMFIGVLPGIGPLAAVAMTLPITYHLQPMSALIMLAGIFYGAQYGGSTASILLNLPGTSTTAVTALDGYPMAKQGRAGVALFITTITSFFGGCVAIVLLMGFAPALGSMALEFSSAEYFSIMLLGLIAAATMAVGSPMKGVVSVVAGLLLAMIGMDTTSGTLRYTFGILELQDGLNLVAMAMGLFGVAEILKNAGQPDRPTDNLQKVRLRDLMPTRADLGQCWRPAIRGAGIGSFIGILPGAGPTLAAFLAYAMEKRVARDPSRFGKGAIEGISAPEAANNASTQAAFIPTLALGIPGDASMAVLLGAMMIHGITPRPEFFSVHADLFWGLVVSFWIGNLMLLVLNIPLISVWVRILTIPQRLLFPAVIFFICVGVYSVNNNPFDVMTVIVFGIIGYMMNMFQYPTAPMLMGFILGPMIEQHFRRALLFSRGDMMTFIDRPISAAFLACSAALVLLLMLPALKSGVRRLRRLT